The proteins below are encoded in one region of Asticcacaulis excentricus CB 48:
- a CDS encoding enoyl-CoA hydratase-related protein: MSTLKLDIAANGIARLTLNRPDRHNAFDEAMIGDLTRTFTTLGANPAVRLVVLNGAGESFCAGGDLHWMQRAAQKTEVENEADAFALARMLHTLNACPKPVIGLIHGACFGGGVGLAAACDMVVAAPDARFGLTEVRLGLIPAAISPFVVAKIGASAARRYFLTGERFSAEEARRIGLVHEVKAGLDAAAAPLIDGLLASGPEALADAKALISDVSGRAVDEDLLRLTARRIAARRASDEGREGIAAFLEKRMPGWVR, translated from the coding sequence ATGTCCACACTGAAACTCGACATCGCCGCCAATGGCATAGCGCGCCTGACCCTCAACCGGCCCGACAGGCATAACGCTTTTGATGAGGCGATGATTGGCGACCTGACCAGGACCTTTACGACGCTGGGGGCAAATCCCGCCGTGCGCCTCGTGGTGCTCAATGGCGCGGGCGAAAGCTTCTGCGCCGGGGGAGACCTCCACTGGATGCAGCGCGCTGCGCAGAAGACCGAGGTCGAAAACGAGGCGGATGCTTTTGCGCTAGCACGCATGCTACATACCCTCAACGCCTGTCCGAAACCGGTGATTGGCCTGATCCACGGCGCGTGTTTTGGCGGCGGTGTCGGCTTGGCGGCGGCCTGCGATATGGTGGTTGCGGCCCCCGATGCGCGCTTTGGCCTAACTGAGGTACGACTGGGCCTGATTCCGGCGGCCATTTCGCCGTTTGTGGTGGCGAAGATCGGCGCGTCGGCGGCGCGACGCTACTTTCTCACCGGAGAGCGTTTCAGCGCCGAAGAAGCCCGCCGTATCGGTCTGGTGCATGAGGTCAAGGCCGGGCTCGATGCCGCCGCCGCACCGTTGATTGACGGCCTGTTGGCCAGCGGGCCAGAGGCCCTGGCTGATGCCAAGGCCCTGATCTCAGACGTGTCCGGCCGCGCCGTCGATGAGGATCTGCTGCGCCTGACGGCCCGCCGCATCGCTGCTCGCCGCGCCTCCGATGAAGGC
- a CDS encoding DUF2336 domain-containing protein, with translation MSSPLKNLIDLAKEPSSEKRRELLRQVTTVFMAHPDQIEGPEMALYDEVMSQLSSEMETVVRAEIARKLADAKVAPLGLLRRLASDDIEVAEAILVRSKALTESDLIHVVSTKGQDHLRAVSRREEVPESVSGVIVDRGDDTTVNTLLRNDGARLSRATNEVVVQRAQTSPALHEAIVNRKDFPIDLMNDMYFVVEARLRERIMQENARVDPAVLEQALSKSRNTVAIAHGSFPPDYEKIMAEVDTLYNNQKLTPALLARYMRDPNPTWFLCALAIMADIDFLTARHVVDKRELDALAIACKAADLEKSLFLTYAMIMLAAQDNAMGKAAEYGKLYEQLPRDTALRTIRFWRMRRAEGHAA, from the coding sequence ATGTCCTCGCCCCTGAAAAACCTGATTGATCTGGCCAAGGAACCCTCTTCGGAGAAGCGCCGCGAACTGCTGCGTCAGGTCACCACCGTCTTCATGGCCCACCCGGACCAGATCGAAGGGCCTGAGATGGCGCTCTATGACGAGGTGATGAGCCAGTTATCGTCGGAAATGGAAACCGTTGTGCGCGCCGAAATCGCGCGCAAGCTGGCCGATGCCAAGGTCGCCCCGCTGGGACTGCTGCGCCGTCTGGCCTCCGACGATATCGAAGTGGCCGAGGCTATTCTCGTCCGCTCAAAAGCCCTGACCGAGAGCGACCTGATCCACGTCGTTTCGACCAAGGGCCAAGACCACCTGCGCGCCGTCTCACGCCGTGAAGAGGTGCCGGAATCGGTGTCGGGCGTCATCGTCGATCGCGGTGACGACACCACGGTCAACACGCTTCTGCGCAACGACGGGGCCCGCCTGTCGCGTGCCACCAACGAAGTGGTTGTTCAGCGCGCCCAGACCAGCCCCGCCCTGCACGAGGCCATCGTCAACCGCAAGGACTTCCCTATCGACCTGATGAACGACATGTATTTTGTCGTCGAAGCCCGCCTGCGCGAACGCATCATGCAGGAAAACGCCCGGGTTGATCCGGCAGTGCTGGAACAGGCCCTTTCGAAGTCGCGTAATACGGTGGCCATTGCCCACGGCTCCTTCCCGCCCGACTATGAAAAGATCATGGCTGAGGTGGACACACTCTATAATAATCAGAAACTCACCCCGGCCCTGCTGGCCCGGTATATGCGCGATCCAAACCCGACCTGGTTCCTCTGCGCCCTGGCCATTATGGCCGATATCGACTTCCTGACGGCGAGGCACGTGGTGGACAAGCGCGAACTGGACGCGCTGGCCATCGCCTGTAAGGCGGCGGATCTCGAAAAGTCACTGTTCCTGACCTATGCCATGATCATGCTGGCCGCACAGGACAATGCCATGGGCAAGGCCGCGGAATACGGCAAGCTCTATGAGCAACTCCCGCGCGACACAGCGCTTCGGACCATCCGCTTCTGGCGCATGCGCCGCGCCGAAGGCCACGCGGCTTAA
- a CDS encoding LysR family transcriptional regulator → MEPYLLRYFLAVVETGSFTRAAEACLITQPSLSSGIKRLEEQLGVTLFIRNNKRVFLTTAGTRFLPRAKTILHECNVALAELAQTEQARVLRIGVLQTLSGVWVAGLLKGFRDASLSDETGGRFDLFEGTEQEILNRFDERGIDYALSIRRVEDDSSVPLYNEPYVLALPADHALAGAAQVRGEDLADQPMIVRSRCEVLSETSRYFTDRNVRPPLAYRTANDERALRMVAAGIGATVVPNSHTAQGVVTTTLHGFTHHRTVALFRPRHALPDHLRAMGQAFERYVTGLAPPQ, encoded by the coding sequence ATGGAACCCTATCTTCTTCGCTATTTTCTGGCCGTAGTCGAAACGGGTTCCTTTACCCGCGCGGCTGAAGCCTGCCTGATCACTCAGCCCTCGCTCTCATCGGGGATCAAGCGCCTTGAGGAACAGCTCGGCGTCACCTTGTTTATCCGCAACAATAAGCGGGTGTTTCTGACCACGGCGGGGACGCGCTTTTTGCCGCGCGCCAAGACTATTTTGCACGAATGCAATGTGGCGCTGGCCGAGCTGGCGCAAACCGAGCAGGCGCGCGTGCTGCGCATTGGCGTGTTGCAAACTCTGTCCGGCGTCTGGGTAGCGGGGCTGCTGAAGGGCTTTCGTGACGCAAGCCTGTCCGATGAGACGGGCGGACGTTTCGACCTGTTTGAAGGCACCGAGCAGGAAATACTCAACCGCTTTGACGAGCGGGGGATAGATTATGCCCTGTCGATCCGCCGCGTCGAAGACGACAGTTCGGTGCCTTTATATAATGAGCCCTATGTGCTGGCCCTGCCGGCCGATCATGCATTGGCCGGGGCGGCACAGGTGCGAGGCGAAGACCTGGCGGATCAGCCGATGATCGTGCGCTCGCGCTGTGAGGTTTTATCGGAAACCAGCCGCTATTTCACCGACCGCAATGTGCGTCCGCCTCTGGCCTATCGCACGGCGAATGACGAGCGGGCGCTGCGCATGGTGGCGGCGGGCATTGGGGCCACCGTTGTGCCTAACAGCCATACGGCGCAAGGGGTGGTGACCACGACACTGCACGGCTTTACCCACCACCGCACCGTGGCGCTGTTTCGCCCGCGCCATGCCTTACCGGACCACCTGAGGGCGATGGGCCAGGCGTTTGAGCGCTATGTGACGGGGCTTGCGCCGCCGCAGTGA
- a CDS encoding carboxyl transferase domain-containing protein, translated as MRLTSQIDTNSADFTANRTHMQGLVDDLRALTARIAEGGSQSARQKHVSRGKLLPRQRVDALLDPGSPFLELSALAAHGVYEDEVPAAGIITGIGRIENTECVVVCNDATVKGGTYYPLTVKKHLRAQEVAQMNHLPCVYLVDSGGANLPNQDEVFPDKDDFGRIFFNQAQMSAKGIPQIAVVMGSCTAGGAYVPAMSDESIIVRRQGTIFLGGPPLVKAATGEVVSAEDLGGGDVHARVSGVVDHLATNDAEALQMARRIVRNLNRTKPTSQKVRESVEPLYEAHELYGLIPVDKRIPIDVREIIARIVDGSEFDEFKALYGETLVCGFAHLYGHPVGIVANNGVLFSESAQKGAHFVELCCQRNIPLVFLQNITGFMVGRKYENEGIARHGAKMVTAVACANVPKLTLVFGGSYGAGNYGMCGRAFDPRFLWMWPNARISVMGGEQAANVLATVRRDGIEAKGGSWSADDEAAFKAPLLETYEAQGHPYYASARLWDDGVIDPADTRRVLGLGLSAALNAPIEPTRFGVFRM; from the coding sequence ATGCGCCTCACCAGCCAGATCGACACGAACAGCGCCGATTTCACCGCTAATCGCACCCATATGCAGGGGCTGGTCGATGATCTGCGCGCCCTGACCGCGCGCATTGCCGAGGGTGGCTCACAAAGCGCACGGCAAAAGCATGTGTCCCGCGGGAAATTACTGCCGCGTCAGCGTGTCGATGCCCTACTCGACCCCGGCTCGCCATTTCTGGAGCTGTCGGCGCTGGCCGCGCACGGCGTCTACGAGGACGAGGTGCCCGCCGCCGGGATCATCACCGGTATAGGCCGGATTGAGAACACCGAATGCGTGGTGGTGTGTAATGACGCCACGGTAAAGGGCGGCACCTATTATCCGCTGACGGTCAAAAAGCACCTGCGGGCGCAGGAGGTGGCGCAGATGAACCACCTGCCTTGTGTCTATCTGGTGGACTCCGGTGGGGCCAACCTGCCCAATCAGGACGAGGTCTTTCCCGACAAAGACGATTTCGGCCGCATCTTCTTCAATCAGGCGCAGATGTCGGCCAAAGGCATACCTCAGATCGCCGTGGTGATGGGCTCTTGCACCGCCGGCGGAGCCTATGTGCCGGCGATGTCGGATGAAAGCATTATTGTGCGCCGTCAGGGGACCATTTTTCTGGGTGGCCCGCCGCTGGTCAAGGCGGCAACCGGCGAAGTCGTCTCAGCCGAAGACTTGGGCGGTGGCGATGTCCATGCGCGTGTGTCCGGCGTGGTCGATCATCTGGCCACTAATGACGCCGAAGCCCTTCAGATGGCGCGACGCATTGTGCGCAATCTCAATCGTACAAAACCGACATCGCAGAAGGTGCGTGAGAGCGTTGAGCCGCTCTATGAAGCGCACGAGCTTTACGGCCTGATCCCTGTCGATAAGCGCATCCCGATTGATGTGCGCGAAATCATAGCGCGCATAGTCGATGGGTCGGAATTTGATGAGTTCAAGGCGCTCTACGGTGAAACGCTCGTGTGCGGGTTTGCCCATCTTTATGGCCATCCAGTCGGCATTGTCGCCAACAATGGTGTGCTGTTTTCCGAAAGCGCTCAAAAGGGCGCGCACTTTGTAGAACTGTGCTGTCAGCGCAATATTCCACTTGTTTTCCTGCAAAATATTACCGGCTTCATGGTGGGTCGCAAGTACGAAAACGAAGGCATTGCGCGGCACGGCGCCAAGATGGTGACGGCGGTGGCCTGCGCCAATGTGCCCAAGCTGACGCTCGTTTTCGGCGGCTCCTACGGGGCCGGCAATTACGGCATGTGCGGTCGCGCCTTCGACCCGCGCTTCCTGTGGATGTGGCCGAATGCGCGTATCTCAGTCATGGGCGGCGAACAGGCGGCCAATGTGCTGGCCACCGTGCGCCGCGATGGCATCGAGGCGAAGGGCGGCTCCTGGAGCGCGGATGACGAGGCCGCATTTAAGGCCCCTCTCCTGGAAACTTACGAGGCGCAGGGGCATCCCTATTACGCCTCAGCGCGCCTATGGGACGACGGCGTGATCGACCCGGCGGATACGCGCCGCGTACTGGGTCTGGGCCTTTCGGCGGCGCTCAATGCGCCCATAGAGCCGACGCGGTTCGGCGTGTTCAGGATGTAA